In one window of Allorhodopirellula heiligendammensis DNA:
- a CDS encoding outer membrane protein assembly factor BamB family protein has protein sequence MKICFGLLLAISHFAVATCGISEDSNWPQWRGPSGTGKTSATDVPSTWGPELNVQWRVDLPEAGNSTPIVWGERIFLTQPISESNLRTLICFDRQTGRESWRRGIAYAGPESSHRTNPFCSSSPVTDGQRVIAWFGSAGLVCFDFDGNELWRRDLGKQNHMWGYGSSPILYKDLCLLNFGPGEREFMIAVDKFTGETRWEIDSIDDEAERMLSGPENDGSANDFSSDKPRSERLRGSWNTPIIVHVDGTSNSGSASGHDELIVAFPRRVEGLDPLTGARLWTSGDAAPLAYASPMQSGDTIVVLGGYGGASLAVRVGGQGDVTRSHQVWHRPRDKGWLGTGVAHDGAIYISGLEGILSCIDVLSGDELWRKRIGGGGTWASITQTDDGRMFLLDKSGRTTVFAPNRDKYEEIAVNELNEPTNASVVIAGNDLLIRTDRALWSFGSGTPPRPSESN, from the coding sequence ATGAAGATTTGTTTCGGATTGTTGCTCGCAATTAGCCATTTTGCAGTGGCAACGTGCGGCATCAGTGAAGATAGCAATTGGCCCCAGTGGCGTGGTCCAAGCGGCACTGGCAAAACCTCCGCGACGGACGTTCCATCCACCTGGGGACCGGAGCTCAACGTTCAATGGCGTGTCGATCTACCCGAAGCGGGTAACTCGACACCGATCGTGTGGGGTGAGCGAATATTCTTGACTCAACCCATTTCGGAGTCCAATCTTCGGACACTGATTTGTTTCGATCGACAAACCGGTCGAGAAAGCTGGCGGCGCGGGATCGCCTACGCTGGGCCGGAATCAAGCCATCGAACCAACCCATTCTGTTCATCATCTCCTGTGACGGATGGCCAGCGCGTTATCGCGTGGTTCGGCTCAGCAGGATTGGTTTGTTTTGACTTCGATGGCAATGAATTATGGCGTCGGGACCTGGGGAAACAAAACCACATGTGGGGCTACGGTTCTTCCCCGATCCTGTACAAGGATTTGTGTCTGCTGAACTTCGGCCCGGGCGAGCGGGAGTTCATGATCGCTGTCGACAAGTTCACTGGTGAAACACGCTGGGAAATCGACTCGATTGATGACGAGGCCGAGCGAATGCTGAGCGGGCCTGAGAATGACGGCAGTGCGAACGATTTCAGTAGCGATAAGCCTCGCAGTGAGCGACTGCGGGGCTCCTGGAACACGCCGATCATCGTCCACGTTGATGGAACCTCCAACAGTGGTTCGGCTAGCGGTCACGATGAACTGATCGTCGCATTTCCGCGTCGTGTGGAGGGACTTGATCCATTGACCGGCGCGCGTCTTTGGACGTCTGGCGACGCAGCACCTTTGGCATATGCATCGCCGATGCAATCCGGCGACACGATCGTCGTGCTGGGAGGTTACGGCGGAGCTTCACTCGCCGTACGTGTTGGCGGCCAAGGCGATGTCACCAGATCACATCAGGTGTGGCATCGCCCGAGAGATAAAGGATGGTTGGGCACTGGCGTCGCTCACGACGGTGCGATCTATATCAGCGGTCTGGAAGGAATCTTGAGCTGTATCGATGTCCTGTCGGGCGATGAACTATGGAGAAAACGTATCGGAGGCGGGGGGACTTGGGCGAGCATTACCCAAACGGACGACGGGCGAATGTTCTTGCTAGATAAATCCGGTAGGACAACCGTGTTTGCGCCCAATCGTGACAAATATGAGGAGATCGCTGTTAACGAACTCAACGAACCCACCAACGCCTCGGTGGTCATAGCGGGAAACGACCTGCTGATTCGCACCGACCGGGCACTCTGGTCGTTTGGATCGGGCACGCCACCGCGGCCGTCTGAATCGAATTGA
- a CDS encoding PEP-CTERM sorting domain-containing protein yields MFDRRYLVALVVLSCTAILASNSTAGVLVTTPPGDGVSGNGQSEAPFNLRGDGNGNRYQQVYSASFFAGVGPLQSISSVAFRPKQGAFGSFISSTVTFDNLIVNLSTTPRTPTIDFRNGISSDLDLNPGADSQQVFGGPITLTTDRLLFDSDVEDFDFKIAFQTPFLYRPSLGNLLLEVIVPAGVSASSNFTRLDTIIGGVSSFPGATGMASARDANLTDGISIGSNTRTGLVTQFETEAVPEPATAAMFIGMVVLVGVQSRRRRKRA; encoded by the coding sequence ATGTTCGATCGCCGATATCTAGTTGCCCTCGTAGTGCTATCGTGCACGGCTATTCTCGCGTCCAATTCGACTGCCGGTGTCCTGGTGACCACGCCGCCCGGCGACGGAGTCAGTGGAAACGGGCAATCGGAGGCGCCATTCAACCTTCGTGGTGATGGGAATGGAAACCGCTACCAACAGGTCTATTCCGCATCATTCTTCGCGGGAGTGGGACCATTGCAATCCATCAGCTCGGTAGCCTTTCGCCCCAAGCAAGGAGCTTTCGGAAGTTTCATTTCAAGCACGGTGACGTTTGATAATTTGATCGTCAATCTGTCCACGACGCCGCGAACGCCCACAATCGATTTCCGCAACGGAATCAGTTCGGATTTGGATTTGAATCCAGGTGCGGACTCGCAACAGGTCTTCGGTGGCCCCATCACATTGACGACCGATCGACTCTTATTCGACTCGGACGTAGAAGACTTCGACTTCAAAATTGCATTCCAGACTCCATTTCTCTACCGGCCCTCGCTGGGCAATCTGCTACTGGAAGTTATCGTTCCTGCTGGAGTCAGTGCCAGCAGCAACTTCACTCGATTGGATACGATCATCGGTGGAGTTTCATCGTTCCCTGGTGCCACTGGTATGGCATCGGCAAGGGATGCTAACTTGACTGATGGAATTTCGATAGGTTCGAACACCCGTACAGGACTGGTGACTCAGTTTGAAACTGAAGCTGTACCAGAACCCGCTACCGCAGCAATGTTCATCGGCATGGTAGTGTTGGTCGGAGTCCAGTCGCGACGTCGTCGCAAACGAGCCTGA
- a CDS encoding arylsulfatase has product MKLYRALVVATSLLLLFSSRTSLGAPPTDEEKPNIVFILVDDAGIGDFSTYGCQYGVTPNIDQLANEGMKFTNAYSGNAVCGPSRCVLMTGLHPGHAQRRANQSKDGLLALPTGQMTVAKLLHEAGYATGGFGKWGLGNPGTTGVPEKQGFDTFFGYYDQRHAHDYYTEYLIRNSVRVPITQSGDQSWDDYSATRIADETIQFIEANKDRPFFCYAAWTPPHGAYEIPDNSPYGERSWTETEKNYAAMVALDDTDVGRVMQKLKDLGIDEKTLVVFTSDNGANANFIKRLGSTGQYRGYKRMLYEGGIRAPFIARWPGKIQPGSINDVQTTFVDVLPTIAELIGVPVPAGADGYSILPSLLGRERQVRPTPLYFEIYEPYFQQSVRLADWKGYRTGTRDALELYDLKADPGEANNVAEAHPDIIKEIEAIMTAEHTPSPHYTTPEHRRPAKAKRNKKRQTTSLKDLLDDKE; this is encoded by the coding sequence ATGAAACTCTATCGAGCACTTGTCGTTGCTACATCGCTACTTTTACTTTTCTCGTCACGAACTTCTCTTGGTGCGCCTCCCACGGATGAGGAAAAGCCAAACATCGTCTTCATCCTCGTTGACGATGCGGGCATCGGGGATTTTTCTACGTATGGCTGTCAGTATGGGGTGACCCCCAACATTGACCAGCTCGCCAATGAGGGTATGAAGTTCACCAATGCCTACAGCGGCAATGCCGTGTGCGGACCGTCGCGATGTGTCTTGATGACCGGTCTGCATCCCGGTCATGCCCAGCGTCGGGCCAACCAGAGCAAGGATGGGCTGCTGGCACTGCCCACCGGCCAAATGACGGTCGCAAAACTGTTGCATGAGGCAGGCTACGCGACCGGTGGCTTCGGCAAGTGGGGCCTTGGTAATCCTGGCACGACGGGCGTTCCCGAAAAGCAGGGCTTTGACACTTTCTTTGGGTACTACGACCAGAGGCATGCCCACGATTACTACACCGAGTATCTGATCCGCAACAGCGTCAGAGTCCCGATCACACAATCGGGCGATCAGAGTTGGGACGACTATTCAGCCACTCGCATCGCCGATGAGACAATTCAGTTTATCGAAGCGAACAAAGACCGTCCCTTCTTTTGCTATGCCGCCTGGACGCCGCCTCATGGAGCTTATGAAATTCCCGATAACTCGCCTTACGGTGAGCGGTCCTGGACGGAAACGGAAAAGAACTACGCCGCGATGGTTGCGCTCGATGACACCGACGTGGGGCGGGTAATGCAGAAGCTGAAAGACCTCGGAATTGATGAGAAAACGCTTGTTGTCTTTACGTCTGACAATGGTGCCAACGCAAATTTCATCAAGCGACTCGGTAGCACGGGACAGTATCGCGGCTACAAACGAATGCTTTATGAGGGCGGCATCCGTGCCCCATTTATCGCTCGCTGGCCCGGGAAAATCCAGCCCGGTTCGATCAATGATGTCCAGACTACTTTTGTGGATGTCTTGCCGACCATCGCCGAATTGATCGGTGTACCCGTGCCTGCAGGAGCGGATGGCTATTCCATTCTACCGTCGCTCTTAGGACGTGAGCGACAGGTCCGTCCCACGCCGCTCTATTTCGAAATCTATGAACCGTATTTCCAGCAATCCGTTCGATTAGCAGATTGGAAGGGCTATCGCACCGGCACCCGGGATGCGCTTGAGCTCTACGACCTCAAAGCTGATCCAGGGGAAGCCAATAACGTCGCTGAGGCGCACCCAGATATTATCAAAGAAATCGAAGCGATCATGACGGCGGAGCACACACCCTCCCCGCACTACACCACGCCTGAACATCGTCGCCCCGCCAAGGCGAAGCGGAACAAGAAAAGGCAGACAACATCGCTGAAAGATCTGCTCGATGACAAGGAGTGA
- a CDS encoding VOC family protein codes for MNEHEKLNYVEFPCKNLAATKSFFQEAFGWSFVDYGPEYSAFAGEGLDGGFFQSNQSALTTNGSALLVFYSRTLEATQAKVEAAGGTILKPIFTFPGGRRFQFSEPSGNEFGVWSDQ; via the coding sequence ATGAATGAGCATGAAAAACTGAATTACGTCGAATTCCCTTGCAAGAATCTAGCCGCCACGAAATCGTTCTTCCAAGAGGCATTCGGATGGTCGTTTGTGGACTACGGCCCGGAGTACAGTGCGTTCGCGGGCGAGGGGCTCGATGGCGGGTTCTTTCAGTCCAACCAATCCGCATTGACCACCAATGGATCCGCCCTGTTGGTTTTCTACAGCCGCACCTTGGAAGCGACGCAGGCGAAGGTGGAAGCCGCAGGCGGGACAATTCTTAAACCAATCTTCACATTCCCTGGCGGACGGAGATTCCAGTTCAGCGAACCGAGCGGCAATGAGTTTGGCGTCTGGTCGGATCAGTAG